The following are encoded together in the Acidobacteriota bacterium genome:
- a CDS encoding glutathione S-transferase N-terminal domain-containing protein — translation MIDLHYWPTPNGKKVTILLEECGLPYRIVPCRIGFGDQFKEDFLAISPNNRMPAMVDHEPSDGGEPVALFESGAIMMYIAEKAGQFYPQSLRARHEVNQWLIWQMANQGPKSGECGHFRRLRDTEGDQSYAVRRFTDEVNRLYGVMNNRLYDRRYLIGDEYTIADMICYPWTIRWKDQQQDIEEFPYFKRWFEEVGARPAVQRGMDVSSGEAIDYANLSDEERDRLKKLLYNQRARPAPEGGLL, via the coding sequence ATGATCGATCTGCACTACTGGCCTACGCCGAACGGCAAGAAGGTCACGATCCTGCTCGAGGAGTGCGGCTTGCCCTACCGCATCGTGCCCTGCCGGATCGGCTTCGGCGACCAGTTCAAGGAGGACTTCCTCGCGATCTCGCCGAACAACCGGATGCCGGCGATGGTTGACCACGAACCGTCAGACGGCGGCGAGCCGGTCGCGCTGTTCGAATCAGGCGCGATCATGATGTACATCGCGGAGAAGGCGGGCCAGTTCTACCCTCAGAGCCTGCGTGCTCGCCACGAGGTGAATCAGTGGCTCATCTGGCAGATGGCGAACCAGGGGCCGAAGTCGGGCGAATGCGGCCACTTCCGCCGCCTGCGCGACACGGAGGGCGACCAGAGCTACGCCGTCCGCCGCTTCACCGACGAGGTGAACCGCCTCTACGGCGTGATGAACAACCGCCTCTACGACCGCCGGTACCTGATCGGCGACGAGTACACGATCGCCGACATGATCTGCTACCCGTGGACGATTCGCTGGAAGGACCAGCAGCAGGACATCGAGGAGTTTCCCTACTTCAAGCGCTGGTTCGAGGAAGTCGGCGCCCGTCCGGCGGTCCAGCGCGGCATGGACGTCTCAAGCGGCGAGGCGATCGACTACGCGAACCTCTCCGACGAAGAACGCGACCGCCTGAAGAAGCTGCTCTACAACCAGCGCGCCCGGCCGGCGCCCGAGGGCGGCCTGCTGTAG
- a CDS encoding sulfotransferase domain-containing protein, with the protein MNDTDATPRRATTVEGIKRRMAGFATREGVRRGLDFSLRPSDILIATYPKAGTTLMQQIVHGLRTGGDMDFNEITEVVPWLEVAHDVGLDLDARQRAQPRAFKTHLSRDQAPKGGRNIFVVRDPVDSLVSFFHFFSGWVFEPGTVSIRDFALDFVFHGTRSGRYWEHLVSWWPERLDPNTLWLCFEDIVADLPAATARVAAFLGLDPKHPNVEIATRQASIDFMREHGSRFDDHLVRNARNAACGLPASGTTSKVRKGKSGEGSREVPPEVLKVWDREWRRIVAPATGHGSYEELRSTVALTKERG; encoded by the coding sequence ATGAACGACACGGACGCGACGCCTCGCCGGGCCACGACGGTCGAGGGAATCAAGCGGCGCATGGCCGGCTTCGCCACACGGGAGGGGGTGCGGCGCGGTCTCGACTTCAGTCTGCGGCCCAGCGACATCCTGATCGCCACCTACCCCAAGGCCGGCACGACGCTCATGCAGCAGATCGTCCACGGTCTCCGCACTGGCGGCGACATGGACTTCAACGAGATCACGGAAGTCGTCCCCTGGCTCGAGGTCGCCCACGACGTCGGCCTCGACCTCGACGCACGCCAGCGTGCCCAGCCCAGGGCGTTCAAGACCCACCTGAGCCGGGATCAGGCGCCGAAGGGCGGCCGCAACATCTTCGTCGTCCGCGACCCGGTCGATTCACTCGTCTCCTTCTTCCACTTCTTCAGCGGCTGGGTCTTCGAGCCCGGAACCGTCTCGATCCGCGACTTCGCCCTCGACTTCGTCTTCCACGGCACCCGCAGCGGCCGCTACTGGGAGCATCTCGTGTCCTGGTGGCCGGAGCGTCTCGACCCGAACACGCTCTGGCTCTGCTTCGAGGACATCGTCGCGGACCTGCCCGCCGCCACCGCCCGCGTCGCCGCCTTCCTCGGCCTCGATCCGAAGCATCCCAACGTCGAGATCGCGACCCGTCAGGCCTCCATCGACTTCATGCGTGAACACGGATCGAGATTCGACGACCACCTCGTCCGCAACGCCCGCAACGCCGCCTGCGGCCTCCCCGCCTCCGGCACCACCTCCAAGGTCCGCAAGGGCAAGTCTGGCGAAGGCTCCCGTGAAGTGCCGCCCGAAGTCCTCAAGGTGTGGGATCGCGAGTGGAGACGCATCGTGGCGCCCGCCACGGGGCACGGGTCCTACGAGGAGTTGCGCAGCACAGTCGCACTCACAAAGGAGCGAGGCTAG
- a CDS encoding DUF418 domain-containing protein → MTTTDSLAETAPTPKAAPVRAGERIAALDVLRGFAVLGILVMNVQSYSMITAAYFNPMANEKGAGVGFAVWLLSHVFFDTKFMSIFSTLFGAGMALMAERAAARNASATGVHYRRQFWLLVLGLAHAHLIWYGDILVPYALCGFILYSLRNLKPKKLLIAGFAMTAVTPLIFLFSAWSMQYWPPEAVEAMRPGWAPAAAEAEAEIATYRSGWLTQLPLRIGAALSLETFVFLIVFLWRSGGLMLVGMGLYKLGVLSAKRSSGFYRRMAFAGLGLGMPIVIAGVVYNTHHDFAFEHSQFQGQTFNYIGSLGVFLGYVGLVMLAVQRGWLPGLQRRLTAAGRMAFTNYISQSVICTLIFYGHGLGLYERVDRLGQIAIVVAIWILQLLWSPWWLARFRFGPLEWLWRSLTYMKFQPMAAR, encoded by the coding sequence GTGACGACCACCGACTCACTCGCCGAAACCGCCCCCACGCCCAAAGCGGCGCCCGTCCGCGCCGGCGAACGCATCGCGGCGCTCGACGTTCTGCGCGGTTTCGCCGTGCTCGGCATCCTGGTGATGAACGTGCAGAGCTACTCGATGATCACGGCGGCGTACTTCAATCCCATGGCGAACGAGAAGGGCGCGGGAGTCGGTTTCGCCGTCTGGCTCCTGTCCCACGTGTTCTTCGACACGAAGTTCATGTCGATCTTCTCGACGCTGTTCGGCGCCGGCATGGCGCTGATGGCCGAGCGAGCCGCCGCCCGCAACGCGTCGGCTACCGGCGTCCACTACCGGCGCCAGTTCTGGCTACTGGTGCTCGGCCTGGCCCACGCCCACCTCATCTGGTACGGCGACATCCTGGTGCCGTACGCGTTGTGCGGCTTCATCCTGTACAGCCTGCGCAACCTGAAGCCGAAGAAGCTACTGATCGCGGGCTTCGCCATGACCGCCGTCACGCCGCTCATCTTCCTGTTCTCTGCGTGGTCGATGCAGTACTGGCCTCCCGAAGCAGTCGAGGCAATGAGGCCGGGCTGGGCGCCGGCGGCGGCGGAGGCGGAGGCCGAGATCGCGACTTACCGATCGGGCTGGCTCACGCAACTGCCTCTACGCATCGGCGCTGCTCTGAGCCTGGAGACGTTCGTCTTCCTCATCGTGTTCCTCTGGCGCAGCGGCGGGTTGATGCTGGTCGGCATGGGGCTCTACAAGCTCGGCGTGCTGTCCGCGAAACGATCATCCGGGTTCTACCGGCGAATGGCGTTCGCAGGACTCGGGCTCGGAATGCCGATCGTCATTGCCGGCGTCGTCTACAACACGCACCACGACTTCGCCTTCGAGCACTCGCAGTTCCAGGGGCAGACGTTCAACTACATCGGCTCGCTCGGCGTCTTCCTCGGCTACGTCGGCCTGGTCATGCTGGCGGTGCAGCGGGGCTGGCTGCCTGGCCTCCAGCGGCGGCTGACGGCGGCGGGACGGATGGCCTTCACGAACTACATCAGCCAGAGCGTCATCTGCACGCTCATCTTCTACGGCCACGGCCTCGGCCTCTACGAGCGCGTCGACCGTCTGGGCCAGATCGCGATCGTCGTCGCGATCTGGATCCTGCAACTGCTCTGGTCGCCCTGGTGGCTCGCGCGCTTCCGTTTCGGTCCGCTCGAGTGGCTGTGGCGTTCGCTCACCTACATGAAGTTTCAACCCATGGCGGCCCGCTGA
- a CDS encoding NAD-dependent epimerase/dehydratase family protein: MAPIPKGGTVAVTGSAGFVGGWTVRLLLDKGYRVRACVRDADDPEKTAFLREMPGYASGRLTIHSANLDEPGCFDDIFARCHGVAHIAHVSDYNDFDYVKNVCDHMVESIEKSGSVTRVVVTSSIAAVIMEADIYEFVRRPVLYEDRYPDESNPKRTPERGHGYSMSKIYAQQAFTKAAEESGRWDAITCCPGDNVGPILSAHQKEKGPWQHNIELMLRGECEQTQAYRPWMTVDVRDDAECHIRLLESINVRNGERYIAWSADAVPVEQINAGIDRLLPELRHDTAPVTEIHPEHIQKREQELRGIWAGVELRNDRMRAATGITFRPFDESLRDCVESLITVAKVEPKRRPEADA; encoded by the coding sequence ATGGCTCCGATACCGAAGGGCGGCACGGTCGCGGTTACCGGCAGCGCGGGCTTCGTCGGCGGCTGGACGGTCCGGCTACTGCTGGACAAGGGCTACCGGGTGCGTGCCTGCGTGCGCGACGCGGACGATCCGGAGAAGACGGCTTTCCTGCGGGAGATGCCGGGTTACGCCTCCGGGCGCTTGACGATCCACTCGGCGAACCTGGACGAGCCGGGCTGTTTCGACGACATCTTCGCCCGCTGCCACGGCGTCGCCCACATCGCCCACGTCAGCGACTACAACGACTTCGACTACGTGAAGAACGTCTGCGACCACATGGTCGAGAGCATCGAGAAGTCGGGGTCGGTGACCCGCGTGGTCGTCACCTCGAGCATTGCCGCCGTCATCATGGAGGCCGACATCTACGAGTTCGTCCGGCGGCCGGTCCTTTACGAGGACCGCTATCCGGACGAGTCGAACCCGAAGCGGACGCCCGAGCGCGGCCACGGCTACTCGATGAGCAAGATCTACGCTCAGCAGGCGTTCACAAAGGCCGCGGAGGAGAGCGGGCGCTGGGACGCCATCACCTGCTGTCCGGGAGACAATGTCGGCCCGATCCTGTCCGCGCACCAGAAGGAGAAGGGCCCCTGGCAGCACAATATCGAGCTGATGCTGCGCGGGGAGTGCGAGCAGACGCAGGCGTACCGGCCCTGGATGACGGTCGACGTCCGCGACGACGCCGAGTGCCATATCCGGCTGCTCGAGAGCATCAACGTCCGCAACGGCGAGCGCTACATCGCCTGGTCGGCGGACGCGGTGCCGGTGGAGCAGATCAACGCCGGCATCGACCGGCTGCTGCCGGAACTCCGTCACGACACGGCCCCGGTCACCGAGATACACCCTGAGCACATACAGAAGCGCGAGCAGGAGCTTCGCGGCATCTGGGCCGGCGTGGAGTTGCGCAACGACCGGATGCGGGCGGCCACGGGCATCACGTTCCGCCCCTTCGACGAGTCCCTGCGCGACTGCGTGGAGTCCCTGATCACCGTGGCCAAGGTCGAACCGAAACGGCGGCCCGAGGCGGACGCCTGA
- a CDS encoding exodeoxyribonuclease III yields MSPRKRRHLRVVSWNVNGLRAAGRKGFLNWLGNSRAQVVGLQETKARAEQLAPELRLPPRWHTAFSSAERPGYSGVGLYSRLKPAWVRTSLGEQRFDAEGRLQLALFGQLLVANVYFPKGSGSKRDNSRVPYKLDFYRALFDQLDQAREAGYRVLVMGDFNTAPQPIDLARPKQNRKNSGFLPEECDEFQRWLDAGWIDTFRALNPGTVQYSWWKQAFHARERNVGWRIDLVLASEAAMRFVERAFILTSVTGSDHCPVGVDMSAEVLG; encoded by the coding sequence CTGAGCCCCCGGAAACGCCGGCACCTCCGCGTCGTCTCCTGGAACGTGAACGGCCTGCGGGCCGCCGGGCGCAAGGGCTTCCTGAACTGGCTGGGAAACAGTCGTGCCCAGGTCGTGGGCCTCCAGGAAACGAAGGCCCGCGCCGAGCAACTGGCGCCCGAGCTCCGGCTGCCACCGCGCTGGCACACGGCCTTCTCCAGCGCCGAGCGTCCCGGCTACTCCGGTGTCGGCCTCTACTCGCGCCTGAAGCCGGCGTGGGTCCGGACCTCGCTCGGGGAGCAGCGCTTCGACGCCGAGGGCCGCCTCCAACTGGCCCTCTTCGGCCAACTGCTGGTTGCGAACGTCTACTTCCCGAAGGGCAGCGGCAGCAAGCGCGACAACAGCCGCGTGCCGTACAAGCTGGACTTCTACCGCGCCCTGTTCGACCAGCTCGACCAGGCGCGCGAGGCCGGCTATCGCGTCCTGGTCATGGGCGACTTCAACACGGCGCCACAGCCGATCGACCTGGCGCGCCCGAAGCAGAACCGGAAGAACTCGGGCTTCCTGCCCGAGGAGTGCGACGAGTTCCAGCGCTGGCTCGATGCCGGCTGGATCGACACCTTCCGGGCGCTGAACCCCGGCACGGTGCAATACAGCTGGTGGAAGCAGGCCTTCCATGCCCGCGAGCGCAACGTCGGCTGGCGGATCGACCTCGTGCTCGCCTCGGAAGCCGCCATGCGCTTCGTCGAACGAGCCTTCATCCTGACCAGCGTCACCGGCTCGGACCACTGTCCCGTAGGCGTCGACATGTCCGCGGAGGTTCTCGGATGA
- a CDS encoding alpha/beta hydrolase, producing the protein MSSAFSDSPFRDIVGPSSQFYISQRLRLHYLSWGNDDKPPLVLIHGGRDHAHNWDWVANALRGDYHIVAPDLRGHGDSEWAIGGMYAITDFVLDIAQLLEALDRFPVRIVAHSLGANIALHYTGFYPGNVHKLVAIEGMGPPPRVLSDRVNAAVDERMRGWVGNMQKLAGRQPRRYPSLDAAAERMQEVNSFLSPEQARHLTVNGMARNEDGTYTWKFDNYVRSFPPYRYDEEELRSIWGRITCPTLLVRGTESWASDPVEDGRIDAFQNAELRNFEGAGHWVHHDQLDEFVAVARAFLAG; encoded by the coding sequence GTGAGCAGCGCCTTCAGCGACAGTCCCTTCCGGGACATCGTCGGACCGTCGTCCCAGTTCTACATCTCGCAACGGCTGCGGCTCCACTACCTGAGCTGGGGCAACGACGACAAGCCGCCCCTGGTGCTGATCCACGGCGGCCGGGACCACGCGCACAACTGGGACTGGGTGGCGAACGCGCTCCGCGGCGACTACCACATCGTGGCGCCGGACCTGCGCGGCCACGGCGACAGCGAGTGGGCGATCGGCGGCATGTACGCCATCACGGACTTCGTCCTCGATATCGCCCAACTGCTGGAAGCGCTCGACCGCTTCCCGGTCCGCATCGTCGCCCACTCGCTGGGCGCGAACATCGCTCTTCACTACACCGGCTTCTATCCCGGGAACGTTCACAAGCTGGTGGCGATCGAAGGCATGGGGCCGCCTCCCCGCGTCCTCAGCGATCGGGTCAACGCAGCGGTCGACGAGCGCATGCGAGGCTGGGTCGGCAACATGCAGAAGCTCGCGGGGCGGCAGCCGCGGCGCTACCCCTCACTCGACGCCGCGGCCGAGCGGATGCAGGAGGTGAACAGCTTCCTCAGCCCCGAGCAGGCCCGCCACCTCACCGTCAACGGCATGGCGCGCAACGAGGACGGCACGTACACCTGGAAGTTCGACAACTACGTCCGCTCCTTCCCGCCCTACCGCTACGACGAAGAGGAACTCCGGAGCATCTGGGGCCGGATCACCTGCCCCACCCTGCTGGTGCGGGGCACGGAGAGCTGGGCCAGCGACCCGGTCGAGGACGGCCGCATCGACGCGTTCCAGAACGCTGAGCTACGCAACTTCGAAGGCGCCGGCCACTGGGTCCATCACGACCAGCTCGACGAGTTCGTCGCCGTGGCGCGCGCCTTTCTCGCCGGCTGA
- a CDS encoding GNAT family N-acetyltransferase, protein MNTESVDKVECGERTYELRRLRPDDRDDIVSLASALPEIDLQFLRSDLTDPDVVEGWIHDADTGSRFTTLAHYEGELVGYGSLNLRGLQWMSHLGEIRVIIAEAHRRCGLGHVLTERVFDTARKLGLLKLVAQMTREQIGARRVFERLGFSPEALLTDWVIDRSGRTRDMMIMSYDLGAGKRSRT, encoded by the coding sequence GTGAACACCGAATCCGTCGACAAGGTCGAGTGCGGCGAACGCACGTACGAACTGCGCCGCCTGCGCCCGGACGACCGAGACGACATCGTCTCACTCGCCAGCGCATTGCCCGAGATCGACCTCCAGTTCCTGCGCTCGGACCTGACCGATCCCGACGTGGTGGAGGGGTGGATCCACGACGCCGACACCGGCAGCCGCTTCACGACCCTGGCCCACTATGAAGGCGAACTCGTCGGCTACGGCAGCCTGAACCTGCGGGGCCTGCAGTGGATGAGCCATCTGGGCGAGATCCGCGTGATCATCGCCGAGGCCCACCGGCGCTGCGGCCTCGGCCACGTGCTGACCGAGCGAGTGTTCGACACGGCCAGAAAGCTGGGCCTGCTCAAGCTCGTCGCGCAGATGACGCGTGAGCAGATCGGCGCGCGCCGGGTGTTCGAGCGGCTCGGCTTCTCGCCCGAGGCCCTGCTCACCGACTGGGTCATCGACCGCTCCGGGCGCACCCGCGACATGATGATCATGTCCTACGACTTGGGCGCCGGGAAGCGGAGCCGCACCTGA